The proteins below are encoded in one region of Diceros bicornis minor isolate mBicDic1 chromosome 14, mDicBic1.mat.cur, whole genome shotgun sequence:
- the LOC131414201 gene encoding uncharacterized protein LOC131414201 isoform X5 gives MAQVEKQGAHPQEGPSTFAPPESNPQRVQEKQQQRQGNGINLEKSTEEQLWHSLQGRGRRWKSETFWAEQSLASPAVSYIEWKSLIPEKWETHPIGGWVEGRMASRKSSWRRG, from the exons atggcccaggtggaaaaACAGGGTGCTCATCCTCAG gaggggccctccacgtttgctcccccagagagcaacccccagagagtgcaggagaagcagcagcagcggcag gggaatgggatcaaccttgagaagagtactgaggagcagctgtggcactccctgcaggggagaggaaggaggtggaaatcagagaccttctgggcagaacagtccttgGCTTCACccgctgtatcttacattgagtggaagagtttgataccagagaagtgggagacccatccaattggcgggtgggttgaggggaggatggcatcaaggaaatcttcctggaggaggggctga
- the LOC131414201 gene encoding uncharacterized protein LOC131414201 isoform X6 yields the protein MAQVEKQGAHPQEGPSTFAPPESNPQRVQEKQQQRQGNGINLEKSTEEQLWHSLQGRGRRWKSETFWAEQSLASPAVSYIEWKSLIPEKWETHPIGGYTLSCQPER from the exons atggcccaggtggaaaaACAGGGTGCTCATCCTCAG gaggggccctccacgtttgctcccccagagagcaacccccagagagtgcaggagaagcagcagcagcggcag gggaatgggatcaaccttgagaagagtactgaggagcagctgtggcactccctgcaggggagaggaaggaggtggaaatcagagaccttctgggcagaacagtccttgGCTTCACccgctgtatcttacattgagtggaagagtttgataccagagaagtgggagacccatccaattggcgg ctacaccttgtcctgccagccagagcgctag